A stretch of Dyella sp. BiH032 DNA encodes these proteins:
- a CDS encoding VOC family protein gives MTITGIIPQLRTTDITASVDFYTRMLGFAVEFNYEDFYVGLRAGDQLVHLKRVDDKDPSIAYVQHGGHLHLYLQTEGVAAAADRLKSLGVTLVEDVHETPWGTREVVLHDDQGHTLYLGEPL, from the coding sequence ATGACGATCACCGGCATCATCCCGCAGCTGCGCACCACCGACATCACCGCCTCCGTCGACTTCTACACGCGTATGCTGGGCTTCGCGGTCGAGTTCAACTACGAGGATTTCTACGTCGGGCTGCGCGCGGGCGACCAGCTCGTGCATCTCAAGCGCGTGGACGACAAAGACCCCTCCATCGCATACGTCCAGCATGGCGGCCATCTACATCTGTATCTTCAGACCGAAGGCGTCGCCGCCGCCGCGGACCGGCTGAAGTCGCTCGGCGTCACCTTGGTGGAGGACGTGCACGAAACGCCCTGGGGCACGCGCGAAGTCGTCCTCCATGACGACCAGGGTCACACCCTGTACCTGGGCGAGCCGCTGTAA
- a CDS encoding TetR/AcrR family transcriptional regulator — protein sequence MARKRLTREESRDQTYQRLLEAAAHVIAKKGFAAASVEDIVAQAGYTRGAFYSNFKSKADLFIALLSQDHQCVRQDLQKILDAPLSMADMQEQISQYYVQVYRDEKNFILWAEARLLALRDAKFRVRLNAYCAEKRDDIAHIIEQFFKLRGIEPPAPPKNLAYGTMALIDGMRFFNETAPKELTDEAAQHTLGVIFNATFFK from the coding sequence ATGGCGCGCAAACGACTCACCCGCGAAGAAAGCCGAGACCAGACCTACCAGCGTCTGCTGGAAGCGGCCGCGCACGTGATCGCCAAGAAGGGCTTCGCAGCAGCGAGCGTCGAGGACATCGTCGCGCAGGCCGGCTATACGCGCGGCGCGTTCTATTCCAACTTCAAGAGCAAGGCCGACCTGTTCATCGCCCTGCTCAGCCAGGACCACCAGTGCGTGCGCCAGGACCTGCAGAAGATCCTGGACGCGCCCCTGTCCATGGCGGACATGCAGGAGCAGATCTCGCAGTACTACGTGCAGGTCTACCGCGACGAGAAAAACTTCATCCTGTGGGCCGAAGCGCGCCTGCTGGCGCTGCGCGACGCGAAGTTCCGCGTCCGCCTCAATGCCTACTGCGCCGAGAAGCGCGACGACATCGCGCACATCATCGAGCAGTTCTTCAAGCTGCGCGGCATCGAGCCGCCCGCCCCGCCCAAGAACCTGGCGTACGGCACCATGGCGCTGATCGACGGCATGCGGTTCTTCAACGAAACCGCTCCCAAGGAGCTGACGGATGAAGCCGCGCAGCACACGCTGGGCGTGATCTTCAACGCGACGTTCTTCAAATAG
- a CDS encoding efflux RND transporter periplasmic adaptor subunit codes for MTHRHFPARRARQAAAWLAAASALALAGCGHKAPEAEAARPVIALPAPAAEGTQALRFPGEIHARYEMPLAFRVPGQLISREARLGDIVKKGQELARLDDADADKNEASARAALEAAEHRLTYATQQRDRDEAQAKDNLISQMQLEQTRDAYASALSAHSQAKQQYELARNQRRYNTLVADRDGAITSEHAEVGQVLAAGQAVFGFAWSGERDVYVDVPEDRVATVKPGQAASVSLLSVGGQPLAAHVREVAPAADPQTRTYRVKLGLDAPDPHVRLGMTADVAFAGEAGPGKAVRLPATALFHQGEKPAVWVVRAADSTLELRPVTVLRYGERDVFVGTGLEAGERVVMQGVHAVSAGEKVAPMAPPHAEDSPL; via the coding sequence GTGACACATCGACATTTCCCGGCGCGCCGCGCGCGCCAGGCCGCCGCATGGTTGGCCGCCGCATCGGCTCTGGCGCTCGCCGGCTGCGGCCACAAGGCGCCCGAAGCCGAAGCCGCGCGACCCGTCATCGCGCTGCCCGCCCCGGCAGCCGAAGGTACGCAGGCCCTGCGTTTCCCGGGCGAGATCCACGCCCGCTACGAGATGCCGCTGGCCTTCCGCGTTCCCGGCCAGCTCATCTCCCGTGAGGCGCGGCTGGGCGACATCGTGAAGAAGGGCCAGGAGCTGGCCCGCCTGGACGACGCCGACGCGGACAAGAACGAGGCTTCCGCCCGCGCCGCGCTGGAAGCGGCCGAGCACCGGCTCACGTACGCCACTCAGCAGCGCGACCGCGACGAAGCCCAGGCCAAGGACAACCTGATCAGCCAGATGCAGCTGGAGCAGACGCGCGACGCCTATGCCTCCGCGCTGTCCGCGCACTCTCAGGCGAAGCAGCAGTACGAGCTGGCGCGCAACCAGCGCCGCTACAACACCCTCGTCGCCGATCGCGACGGCGCCATCACCAGCGAGCATGCCGAGGTCGGGCAGGTGCTGGCGGCGGGGCAGGCGGTATTCGGTTTTGCGTGGTCGGGCGAGCGCGACGTCTATGTCGACGTGCCCGAGGACCGGGTGGCCACAGTGAAGCCGGGGCAGGCGGCGAGCGTGTCCCTGCTGTCAGTCGGCGGCCAGCCGCTGGCCGCCCACGTGCGGGAGGTCGCCCCAGCCGCCGATCCGCAGACGCGTACCTACCGCGTGAAGCTCGGCCTGGATGCGCCCGACCCCCACGTGCGCCTGGGCATGACCGCGGACGTGGCGTTCGCCGGCGAAGCCGGCCCCGGCAAGGCCGTGCGTCTGCCGGCCACCGCGCTGTTCCACCAGGGCGAGAAGCCCGCGGTCTGGGTGGTGCGCGCTGCCGATTCCACCTTGGAACTGCGCCCCGTCACCGTCCTGCGCTACGGCGAGCGCGACGTGTTCGTCGGCACCGGCCTGGAAGCGGGCGAGCGCGTGGTGATGCAAGGCGTCCACGCGGTGAGCGCCGGCGAGAAAGTCGCGCCGATGGCGCCGCCGCACGCCGAGGACAGCCCGCTATGA
- a CDS encoding efflux RND transporter permease subunit, which yields MTQPANPGSGHDEGRFNLSAWALRHQSFVFFLMGMIALFGMLSYSRLSQSEDPPFTFKVMVIQTYWPGADAKQVQDQVTDRISRKLQETPSIDFLRSYSRPGESLIFFNIKDSAPASSVPDTWYQVRKKVGDIRAQLPPGVQGPFFNDEFGDVYTNIYALEGDGFTPAQLHDYADQLRAELLRVPGVGKVDFLGDQNQRITIEVPNARLSKLGISPQQIAQAINAQNAVANAGVMSTGDDRVYVRPTGQFNDVAALENTLLRVGERSFRLGDIATIKRGYDDPPSQQMRFMSQQVLGVGITMQPGGDVIHLGKALDQATKDLQKRLPAGLKLAEVTSMPHAVAHSVDDFLESVAEAVAIVLLVSLISLGLRTGMVVVISIPFVLAATALCMELMGIGLHKVSLGTLVLALGLLVDDAIIAVEMMAVKLEQGWSRTRAAAFAYTSTAFPMLTGTLVTVSGFLPIALAKSGTGEYTRSIFEVSAIALLVSWLAAVILIPLLGYHLLPEHHARTQPGDEWWARFLPARWREARRAGAKQRPEHGGDIEIYDTPFYQRFRGMLDYCLKHRALVLVVTVALFIVSMAGFGLVPKQFFPSSDRPELLVDLRLPEGGSFDATLAQVKRMENVLKERKEVANYVSFVGSGAPRFYLPLDQQLAQPNFAQFVVTAKDVENREALAKYLDGVLARDFAAVRTRVSRLENGPPVGFPVQFRVSGDDIATVRGIAEKLAGVMRADPRTRNVQFDWDEPAERSVRFEIDQAAARRLGVTSQDVADFLAMSLSGTTVTQYRERDKLIAVDLRAPKNERVHPDQIEHLALPTPGGAAIPLAQLGKVHYGLEYGVIWARDRQPSINVQADTRNGAQGLDVTNAIDAKLGELRKQLPVGYRIEVGGSVEQNAKAQGSINAQMPLMMIAVLTLLMIQLQSIGRTFMVVLTAPLGLIGVIVSLLVFRQPFGFVAMLGTIAMFGIIMRNSVILVDQIEQDIRDGHSRWEAIVGATVRRFRPITLTAAAAVLALIPLLRSNFFGPMATALMGGITVATILTLFYLPALYAAWYRVKADEAPKEIAP from the coding sequence ATGACGCAGCCCGCGAATCCAGGAAGCGGCCACGACGAAGGCCGCTTCAATCTCTCGGCGTGGGCGCTGCGCCATCAGTCCTTCGTGTTCTTCCTGATGGGGATGATCGCGCTGTTCGGCATGCTGTCGTACAGCCGCCTGTCGCAGTCGGAAGACCCGCCCTTCACCTTCAAGGTGATGGTGATCCAGACCTACTGGCCCGGCGCCGATGCCAAGCAGGTGCAGGACCAGGTCACCGACCGCATCTCGCGCAAGCTGCAGGAAACGCCGTCGATCGACTTCCTGCGCAGCTACTCGCGCCCGGGCGAGTCGCTGATCTTCTTCAACATCAAGGATTCCGCGCCTGCCTCCAGCGTGCCCGACACCTGGTACCAGGTGCGCAAGAAGGTGGGCGACATCCGCGCCCAGTTGCCGCCCGGCGTGCAGGGGCCATTCTTCAACGACGAGTTCGGCGACGTCTACACCAATATCTATGCGCTGGAAGGCGACGGGTTCACGCCGGCCCAGCTGCACGACTATGCTGACCAGCTGCGCGCCGAACTGCTGCGCGTGCCCGGCGTAGGCAAGGTGGATTTCCTCGGCGACCAGAACCAGCGCATCACCATCGAAGTTCCCAACGCGCGCCTGTCCAAGCTGGGCATCAGCCCGCAGCAGATCGCGCAGGCCATCAACGCGCAGAACGCCGTGGCCAACGCCGGCGTGATGAGCACGGGCGACGATCGCGTCTACGTGCGCCCCACCGGCCAGTTCAACGACGTGGCCGCGCTGGAGAACACCCTGCTGCGCGTGGGCGAGCGCAGCTTCCGCCTGGGCGACATCGCCACCATCAAGCGCGGCTACGACGATCCGCCCAGCCAGCAGATGCGCTTCATGTCGCAGCAGGTGCTGGGCGTCGGCATCACCATGCAGCCGGGCGGCGATGTGATCCACCTCGGCAAGGCGCTGGACCAGGCGACGAAGGACTTGCAGAAGCGCCTGCCCGCCGGCCTCAAGCTTGCCGAAGTCACCAGCATGCCGCATGCCGTCGCGCATTCGGTCGATGACTTCCTTGAATCTGTCGCCGAAGCGGTTGCCATCGTGCTGCTGGTCAGCCTGATCAGCCTGGGCCTGCGCACCGGCATGGTGGTGGTGATCTCCATCCCCTTCGTGCTCGCCGCCACCGCGTTGTGCATGGAACTGATGGGCATCGGCCTGCACAAGGTCTCGCTCGGCACCCTGGTGCTGGCGCTGGGCCTGCTGGTGGACGATGCGATCATCGCGGTCGAGATGATGGCCGTGAAGCTGGAGCAGGGCTGGAGCCGCACGCGCGCCGCGGCCTTCGCCTATACCAGCACGGCGTTCCCCATGCTCACCGGCACGCTGGTCACGGTGTCCGGCTTCCTGCCGATCGCGCTGGCCAAGTCGGGCACGGGCGAATACACGCGCTCGATCTTCGAGGTCTCCGCTATCGCGCTGCTGGTGTCCTGGCTGGCGGCGGTGATCCTGATTCCCCTGCTCGGCTATCACCTCCTGCCGGAGCATCACGCGCGGACCCAGCCCGGCGACGAATGGTGGGCGCGTTTCCTGCCCGCGCGCTGGCGCGAGGCGCGGCGTGCCGGCGCCAAGCAACGCCCGGAACATGGCGGCGACATCGAGATCTACGACACGCCGTTCTATCAGCGTTTCCGCGGCATGCTCGATTACTGCCTGAAGCACCGCGCGCTGGTGCTGGTGGTGACGGTCGCGCTCTTCATCGTGTCCATGGCCGGCTTCGGTCTGGTGCCCAAGCAGTTCTTCCCCAGCTCCGACCGTCCCGAACTGCTGGTAGATCTGCGCCTGCCCGAGGGCGGTTCCTTCGATGCCACGCTGGCGCAGGTCAAGCGCATGGAGAACGTGCTGAAGGAGCGCAAGGAAGTCGCCAACTACGTCAGCTTCGTCGGCAGCGGCGCGCCGCGCTTCTACCTGCCGCTGGACCAGCAGCTGGCCCAGCCGAACTTTGCCCAGTTCGTGGTCACCGCCAAGGACGTGGAGAACCGCGAAGCCCTGGCGAAATACCTGGACGGCGTACTGGCGCGCGACTTCGCCGCCGTGCGCACCCGCGTGAGCCGGTTGGAGAACGGCCCGCCGGTCGGTTTCCCGGTGCAGTTCCGCGTCAGCGGCGACGACATCGCCACCGTGCGCGGCATCGCCGAGAAGCTGGCGGGCGTGATGCGCGCCGACCCGCGCACCCGTAACGTGCAGTTCGATTGGGACGAACCGGCGGAACGCTCCGTGCGCTTCGAGATCGACCAGGCCGCCGCGCGCCGCCTCGGCGTCACCTCGCAGGACGTGGCGGACTTCCTCGCCATGTCGCTGTCGGGTACCACGGTCACGCAGTACCGCGAGCGCGACAAGCTGATCGCCGTGGACCTGCGGGCGCCGAAGAACGAGCGCGTGCATCCCGACCAGATCGAGCACCTCGCGCTGCCCACGCCGGGCGGCGCGGCGATACCGCTCGCCCAGCTCGGCAAGGTGCACTACGGGTTGGAATACGGCGTGATCTGGGCGCGCGACCGGCAACCGTCGATCAACGTGCAGGCCGACACGCGCAACGGCGCGCAGGGCCTGGACGTGACCAACGCCATCGACGCCAAGCTGGGCGAGTTGCGCAAGCAACTGCCGGTGGGCTATCGCATCGAGGTCGGCGGTTCGGTAGAGCAGAACGCCAAGGCCCAGGGTTCGATCAATGCGCAGATGCCGCTGATGATGATCGCCGTGCTCACCTTGCTGATGATCCAGCTGCAGAGCATCGGCCGCACCTTCATGGTGGTGCTGACCGCGCCGCTGGGCCTGATCGGCGTGATCGTGTCGCTGCTCGTGTTCCGCCAGCCGTTCGGCTTCGTGGCGATGCTCGGCACCATCGCCATGTTCGGCATCATCATGCGCAACTCGGTGATCCTGGTGGACCAGATCGAGCAGGACATCCGCGACGGCCACTCGCGCTGGGAGGCGATCGTCGGGGCCACCGTGCGGCGCTTCCGCCCGATCACGCTCACCGCCGCCGCGGCCGTGCTGGCGCTCATCCCGCTGCTGCGCAGCAACTTCTTCGGCCCGATGGCCACTGCGCTGATGGGCGGCATCACGGTTGCCACCATCCTCACCCTGTTCTATCTGCCGGCGCTGTACGCCGCCTGGTACCGCGTCAAGGCCGACGAGGCACCGAAGGAGATCGCCCCATGA
- a CDS encoding efflux transporter outer membrane subunit — MMRFHPVRATALAMALGLAGCSFAPPAKPPQAPDPAHYTVAPTPSASAEAQGVAQRFALGARAVPEWWKAYGSADLDALVDEGLRNSPSLDAARHTLESVRQQYRAVVGDTLWPSLDAGGQVSRQRALGLPNLGKPTNIYNVYAGQLQLSYDFDLFGVSRNEVKQAAAQVDAQSYQFDAARRALAANIVITAVNASALAEQVQATERLAALAREQVELTGKAYRLGAAAHEDVLAAQRSAASIESSLPALRAQAIRERHALAVLLGRTPDRAPEALPLASFTLPADVPVSLPSELLKQRPDVLAAEAAVRAASAQVGVATGNLFPHLSLSASLGSAAFDKAKLFTGAGTIWGATASLTQPIFHGGALWAQRKAAIASYEAANAQYRQTVLGAFQNVADTLTALDQDALALQAAQSGAASAKQSHDDTKRRYALGAAPYPLTLATEQRWQNARVQEIQATASRLIDTAALYQAMGEPVVDVAVR; from the coding sequence ATGATGCGTTTTCATCCCGTCCGCGCCACGGCTCTGGCCATGGCGCTCGGCTTGGCCGGCTGTTCCTTCGCGCCGCCGGCGAAGCCGCCCCAGGCACCGGACCCCGCGCATTACACGGTGGCGCCGACGCCCTCGGCCAGCGCGGAAGCGCAGGGCGTGGCGCAGCGCTTCGCGCTGGGCGCGCGCGCCGTGCCGGAGTGGTGGAAGGCCTACGGTTCGGCGGACCTCGATGCGCTGGTCGACGAAGGGTTGCGCAACAGCCCTTCCTTGGACGCGGCGCGCCACACGCTCGAATCGGTGCGGCAGCAATACCGCGCGGTGGTCGGCGACACGCTGTGGCCGTCGCTCGACGCCGGCGGGCAGGTGAGCCGGCAGCGTGCGCTCGGCCTGCCCAACCTGGGCAAGCCGACCAACATCTACAACGTGTACGCCGGGCAGTTGCAGCTGAGCTACGACTTCGATCTGTTCGGCGTGTCGCGCAACGAAGTGAAGCAGGCCGCGGCGCAGGTGGACGCGCAGTCCTACCAGTTCGATGCGGCGCGGCGCGCGCTGGCGGCGAACATCGTCATCACGGCGGTGAATGCGTCGGCGCTGGCCGAACAGGTGCAGGCCACGGAGCGGTTGGCAGCGCTGGCGCGTGAGCAGGTCGAACTCACCGGCAAGGCCTACCGCCTCGGCGCCGCGGCGCATGAGGATGTGCTCGCGGCGCAACGCAGTGCCGCCTCCATCGAAAGCAGCCTGCCGGCACTGCGTGCCCAAGCGATACGTGAACGCCATGCCCTAGCCGTGCTGCTGGGACGCACGCCGGACCGCGCGCCGGAAGCACTCCCGCTGGCGAGCTTCACCTTGCCCGCGGACGTGCCGGTGTCGCTGCCGTCCGAACTGCTGAAGCAGCGCCCGGACGTGCTGGCGGCGGAGGCGGCGGTGCGCGCGGCCTCGGCGCAAGTCGGCGTCGCCACGGGCAATCTGTTTCCGCACTTGTCGCTGTCGGCCTCGCTGGGCTCGGCGGCTTTCGATAAGGCCAAGCTGTTTACCGGCGCGGGCACCATCTGGGGCGCCACGGCGTCGCTGACGCAGCCGATCTTCCACGGCGGTGCCCTGTGGGCGCAGCGCAAGGCGGCGATCGCTTCCTACGAGGCGGCCAACGCGCAGTACCGGCAGACCGTGCTGGGTGCGTTCCAGAACGTGGCCGATACGCTGACCGCGCTCGACCAGGACGCGCTGGCGCTTCAGGCGGCGCAGAGCGGCGCGGCCTCCGCGAAGCAGTCGCACGACGACACCAAGCGCCGCTACGCGCTCGGTGCCGCGCCGTACCCGCTCACCCTGGCGACCGAGCAGCGCTGGCAGAACGCGCGGGTGCAGGAGATCCAGGCCACGGCGTCGCGCCTGATCGATACGGCGGCGTTGTATCAGGCGATGGGCGAGCCTGTCGTCGACGTCGCTGTGAGATAG
- a CDS encoding AGE family epimerase/isomerase yields the protein MTSPDFRSEAFLREHIAHTMAFYHPHAIDPAGGFFHYYKDDGTIYDRSHRHLVSSTRFVFTYAMAAREFTDKRAEYLDAARHGLRYLREVHRDASTGGYAWTIRDGKPEDRTYHAYGVAFVLLAYSTALKAGIDEVRPWMDETWELLEQRYWDADAGLYRDEADEHWQFSNYRGQNANMHMCEAMLAAYQASDEPRYLERALTLADNMTRRQAAKAEGLVWEHYDVDWNIDWKYNLDNPKHLFRPWGFQPGHQTEWAKLLLILEPLLLERNREEKWLVPTAQHLFDTALDRAWDKEYGGIAYGFAPDGKVCDDDKYFWVQAESLAAAALLHARTGEAKYDEWYQKLWAYSWEHFVDHKYGAWYRILTRDNRKYDDEKSPAGKVDYHTMGACYEVMELIRAGGKP from the coding sequence ATGACTTCCCCCGATTTCCGCAGCGAAGCCTTCCTGCGCGAGCACATCGCGCACACCATGGCCTTCTATCATCCGCATGCCATCGACCCGGCCGGCGGCTTTTTCCACTACTACAAGGACGACGGCACGATCTATGACCGCAGCCATCGTCACTTGGTGAGCAGCACGCGTTTCGTCTTCACCTACGCGATGGCCGCGCGCGAGTTCACGGACAAACGCGCCGAATACCTCGACGCCGCGCGTCACGGCCTGCGCTACCTGCGCGAGGTCCATCGCGATGCGAGCACCGGCGGTTACGCCTGGACCATCCGCGACGGCAAGCCAGAAGACCGCACCTACCACGCCTATGGCGTGGCCTTCGTGCTGCTGGCTTATTCGACCGCGCTCAAGGCCGGTATCGACGAAGTGCGTCCGTGGATGGACGAAACCTGGGAGCTGCTGGAGCAGCGCTACTGGGACGCCGACGCGGGCCTCTACCGCGACGAGGCGGACGAGCACTGGCAGTTCAGCAACTATCGCGGCCAGAACGCCAACATGCACATGTGCGAGGCGATGCTCGCCGCGTACCAGGCCAGCGACGAGCCGCGCTACCTCGAGCGCGCGCTCACCCTCGCCGACAACATGACGCGCCGCCAGGCCGCCAAGGCCGAGGGCCTGGTGTGGGAGCACTACGACGTCGACTGGAACATCGACTGGAAGTACAACCTGGACAACCCCAAGCACCTGTTCCGCCCCTGGGGTTTCCAGCCCGGCCACCAGACCGAATGGGCCAAGCTGTTGCTGATCCTCGAACCGCTGCTGCTGGAGCGCAACCGCGAAGAGAAGTGGCTGGTGCCCACCGCGCAGCACCTGTTCGACACCGCGCTCGACCGCGCCTGGGACAAGGAATATGGCGGCATCGCCTACGGCTTCGCGCCGGACGGCAAGGTGTGCGACGACGACAAGTATTTCTGGGTGCAGGCCGAGTCGCTCGCCGCGGCGGCGCTGCTGCACGCCCGCACGGGCGAGGCCAAGTACGACGAGTGGTACCAGAAGCTCTGGGCCTACTCGTGGGAGCACTTCGTCGATCACAAGTACGGCGCGTGGTATCGCATCCTCACCCGCGACAACCGCAAGTACGACGACGAGAAGAGCCCGGCCGGCAAGGTGGATTACCACACCATGGGCGCGTGCTACGAAGTGATGGAGCTGATCCGCGCCGGAGGCAAGCCCTGA
- a CDS encoding carbohydrate kinase yields MARNILCFGEALIDFHAEGRDAHGFPRSFIPFAGGAPANVAVAVARLGGPAAFAGMLGRDMFGDFLLDSLHRAGVDTAGVARTGEANTALAFVALDAHGERSFSFYRPPSADLLFRPEHFRDESFRAAAVFHVCSNSMTEPALAEATREGMRRAHAAGAWVSFDLNLRPALWPSQSASHHELWPGLHLADVVKLSAEEFEWLAGDEGEEATLERLWAGRARLLVVTDGSRTLRWFHPDASGEMPVYAVPTVDSTAAGDAFVGGLLHRLATVDKGPDQLDHLVAELPRLHAMLRFAAACGALTVTRLGSFAAMPDEAEVLAFMDTHA; encoded by the coding sequence ATGGCACGCAACATTCTGTGCTTCGGCGAAGCACTGATCGATTTTCACGCCGAAGGCCGTGATGCCCACGGCTTTCCCCGCAGCTTCATCCCGTTCGCGGGCGGCGCGCCGGCGAACGTCGCCGTCGCGGTGGCCCGACTGGGCGGACCGGCGGCCTTCGCCGGCATGCTGGGCCGCGACATGTTCGGCGACTTCCTGTTGGATAGCCTGCACCGCGCCGGCGTGGACACCGCCGGCGTCGCGCGTACCGGCGAAGCGAACACCGCCCTGGCCTTCGTAGCCCTGGACGCGCACGGCGAACGCAGCTTCAGCTTCTACCGGCCGCCGTCGGCCGACCTGCTGTTCCGTCCCGAGCATTTCCGCGACGAAAGCTTTCGCGCCGCGGCGGTGTTCCATGTCTGCTCCAACAGCATGACCGAGCCGGCGCTGGCCGAAGCCACGCGCGAAGGCATGCGCCGCGCGCACGCGGCGGGCGCGTGGGTGAGTTTCGATCTGAACCTTCGCCCCGCGCTGTGGCCCAGCCAGAGCGCCTCGCACCATGAGCTGTGGCCGGGGCTGCACCTGGCGGACGTGGTGAAGCTCAGCGCCGAAGAATTCGAATGGCTGGCCGGCGACGAAGGCGAGGAAGCGACGCTCGAACGCCTGTGGGCCGGCCGCGCGCGCCTGCTGGTGGTGACCGATGGCTCGCGCACGCTGCGCTGGTTCCATCCCGATGCCTCGGGCGAGATGCCGGTCTACGCCGTGCCGACCGTGGACAGCACCGCTGCGGGCGATGCCTTCGTCGGCGGCCTGCTGCATCGCCTCGCCACGGTGGACAAGGGCCCCGACCAGCTCGACCACCTCGTCGCCGAATTGCCGCGCCTGCACGCCATGCTGCGCTTCGCCGCTGCCTGCGGCGCGCTCACCGTCACCCGCCTGGGCTCGTTCGCCGCCATGCCGGACGAAGCCGAAGTACTCGCCTTCATGGATACCCACGCATGA
- the fucP gene encoding L-fucose:H+ symporter permease produces the protein MGVLTTIFFMWGFLTCLNDILIPHLKAVFQLNYAEAMLVQFTFFGAYFLMSLPAGRLVAHLGYKKGIVAGLAIAGVGAVGFWPAAGLHSYPAFLGALFVLATGITVLQVAANAYVALLGPEKTSSSRLTLAQALNSLGTFLAPKFGGLLILSATVLSAEQIAKMSSAEQLAYRAQEAQTVQGPYLGLAVVLFLLAIFVYLFRLPSLTENTEQADPQHHTLMDALRHPHVLFGVLGIFFYVGGEVAIGSFLVNYLSLPDIGNMTEQAAANYVAYYWGGAMVGRFIGSALLAKLQPRKLLAIFAAINMALVVTTMSTKGDVAVYSVVAIGLFNSIMFPTIFSLGIERMGPLTGKASSLLIMAIVGGAIVPYVQGLFADRIGVQHAFFLPLACYAYIVFYGLYGSRIKSETPVAANH, from the coding sequence ATGGGGGTGCTGACCACCATCTTCTTCATGTGGGGCTTCCTCACCTGCCTCAACGACATCCTGATCCCGCACCTGAAGGCGGTGTTCCAGCTCAACTACGCCGAGGCGATGCTGGTGCAGTTCACCTTCTTCGGCGCGTATTTCCTGATGTCGCTGCCCGCCGGCCGCCTGGTTGCGCACCTGGGCTACAAGAAGGGCATCGTCGCGGGCCTGGCCATTGCCGGTGTCGGTGCCGTCGGCTTCTGGCCGGCTGCGGGGCTGCATTCGTATCCCGCCTTCCTCGGCGCACTGTTCGTGCTGGCCACGGGCATCACCGTGCTGCAGGTGGCCGCCAACGCTTATGTCGCGCTGCTGGGTCCGGAGAAGACCAGCTCCAGCCGCCTTACGCTGGCGCAGGCGCTCAATTCGCTGGGCACCTTCCTGGCGCCGAAGTTCGGCGGCCTGTTGATTCTTTCTGCCACGGTGCTCAGTGCCGAGCAGATCGCGAAGATGTCGTCGGCCGAGCAGCTCGCCTATCGCGCGCAGGAAGCGCAGACCGTGCAGGGCCCGTACCTCGGCCTCGCCGTGGTGCTGTTCCTGTTGGCGATCTTCGTCTATCTGTTCCGCCTGCCCTCGCTGACCGAAAACACCGAGCAGGCCGATCCGCAGCACCACACCCTGATGGACGCGCTGCGCCACCCGCACGTGCTGTTCGGCGTGCTGGGCATCTTCTTCTACGTCGGCGGCGAAGTGGCGATCGGCAGCTTCCTGGTCAACTACTTGTCGCTCCCGGACATCGGCAACATGACCGAGCAGGCCGCGGCCAACTACGTGGCGTATTACTGGGGCGGCGCGATGGTCGGCCGCTTCATCGGCTCGGCGCTGCTGGCCAAACTGCAGCCGCGCAAGCTGCTGGCGATCTTCGCCGCCATCAACATGGCGCTGGTGGTGACCACCATGTCCACCAAGGGCGACGTCGCCGTGTACAGCGTGGTGGCGATCGGCCTGTTCAATTCGATCATGTTTCCGACCATCTTCTCGCTCGGCATCGAGCGGATGGGGCCGCTGACCGGCAAGGCGTCCAGCCTGCTGATCATGGCCATCGTCGGCGGCGCGATCGTGCCTTACGTGCAGGGCCTGTTCGCCGACCGCATCGGCGTGCAGCACGCGTTCTTCCTGCCGCTGGCGTGCTACGCCTACATCGTCTTCTACGGCCTCTACGGCTCTCGCATCAAGAGCGAGACGCCAGTCGCCGCCAACCACTGA